A part of Cotesia glomerata isolate CgM1 linkage group LG4, MPM_Cglom_v2.3, whole genome shotgun sequence genomic DNA contains:
- the LOC123263174 gene encoding signal peptidase complex catalytic subunit SEC11A — protein sequence MIMGLLDDLKRMNKRQFLYQVLSFGMIVSSALMIWKGLMVVTGSESPIVVVLSGSMEPAFHRGDLLFLTNYQEEPVRVGEIVVFKVEGRDIPIVHRVLKLHEKNDKNSTVKFLTKGDNNSVDDRGLYAPGQLWLTHKDVVGRARGFLPYVGMVTIYMNEYPKLKYAVLLGLGLYVLVHRE from the exons ATGATTATGGGATTATTGGACGATCTCAAACGCATGAACAAGCGTcag tttctctACCAAGTACTTAGTTTTGGTATGATCGTGTCCTCCGCACTTATGATATGGAAAGGACTTATGGTTGTCACTGGAAGCGAAAGTCCTATTGTCGTTGTTttgag tggaAGTATGGAACCAGCGTTCCACCGTGGAGATTTACTATTCTTAACAAATTACCAAGAAGAGCCAGTTCGTGTAGGTGAAATAGTAGTTTTCAAAGTAGAAGGCCGTGATATACCAATAGTACATCGTGTCttaaaattacatgaaaa gaaCGACAAAAATTCAACAGTAAAATTCCTTACCAAAGGAGACAATAACTCAGTAGACGACCGAGGTCTCTACGCACCGGGTCAATTGTGGCTAACGCACAAAGACGTAGTAGGTCGGGCACGAGGATTTTTGCCGTACGTCGGAATGGTAACAATATACATGAACGAGTACCCGAAGTTAAAGTACGCGGTTCTTTTGGGCCTGGGTCTGTACGTGTTGGTGCATCGAGAATAA
- the LOC123263172 gene encoding probable cytochrome P450 304a1, whose translation MSVVLLAIIIVLLTYLTWNFVTGKPKNSPPGIIRLPLWGSYWFLLWGNYYFPHQTVAYYVKKLKSKIIGCYFGNAYTVIVNDYASVKEVLTRKEFDGRLGDNYIFQARANGKKLGMFFNDDYEWKQQRRFSLHNMRNLGFGRRHTQLESVLAEELDVLVDTMKNGPINDKEKQVVDKDRVLFPDILSPISANYIWAVMANKRLARTETGEEHESLRELCKWARTFQAGGDTSGGAISLTPWLRYFGNLFGYTDFINGNQAIINFVKNFINELNDSNESLSEETDDAFIPTYLREMKKIHEKAGDNSEDIDAKMFSTEQLVMICTDFMFPALSAVPAVATNCIKYMIHYPEVMKRVQEEIDSVVGPNRLPAWDDRSRLPFTEAVIREVMRTETITPLSVGHRCTETTQFFEYTIPENTLMLTNLAAMHNDPDLWGDPENFRPDRFIEDGKIVKDLTLPFGLGRRVCAGETFARFIIFELFTTLVQNFDFERLEGQPTSLQDKIPGLIVQPKSLWIKFKARQ comes from the exons ATGTCTGTTGTTCTCTtggcaataataattgtcttgTTAACTTATTTAACTTGGAACTTTGTGACCGGCAAGCCGAAAAATTCACCCCCAG GAATCATCAGACTGCCGCTTTGGGGCTCTTATTGGTTTCTTCTTTGGGGCAACTATTACTTCCCCCATCAAACGGTGGCTtactatgttaaaaaattaaagtccaAAATAATAGGGTGTTACTTCGGCAACGCTTACACCGTTATTGTCAACGATTACGCGAGTGTAAAAGAAGTACTGACGAGAAAAGAATTTGACGGAAGATTAGGAGACAATTATATCTTCCAGGCGCGTGCTAATGGGAAGAAACTAG GGATGTTTTTCAATGACGACTATGAATGGAAGCAACAGCGAAGATTCTCGTTGCACAATATGAGGAATTTGGGATTTGGTAGGCGACACACGCAATTAGAGAGCGTTTTGGCTGAAGAATTGGACGTTTTAGTGGATACTATGAAAAACGGGCCGATCAATGACAAAGAGAAG CAAGTCGTTGACAAGGATCGTGTGTTATTCCCCGACATTTTGTCGCCGATCAGTGCCAATTACATCTGGGCCGTGATGGCGAACAAACGACTCGCGAGGACAGAAACCGGCGAGGAACATGAATCATTGCGCGAATTGTGCAAATGGGCGAGAACTTTTCAAGCAGGAGGAGACACTTCTGGAGGTGCTATCAGTTTGACACCCTGGTtgagatattttggaaatttatttGGATACACCGATTTCATCAATGGTAATCAAGCTATAATCAATTTCGTCaag AATTTCATCAATGAATTAAATGACTCCAACGAAAGTTTGTCTGAAGAAACCGATGATGCTTTCATACCGACTTACTTGCGTGAAATGAAGAAAATCCACGAAAAAGCAGGCGATAATTCCGAAGACATTGACGCCAAAATGTTCTCAACAGAGCAATTAGTAATGATCTGCACCGACTTTATGTTTCCTGCTTTGTCAGCAGTGCCCGCGGTCGCAACCAATTGCATCAAGTACATGATCCACTATCCGGAAGTGATGAAACGGGTGCAAGAAGAAATAGACAGTGTAGTGGGACCCAATCGTCTTCCTGCCTGGGACGACCGCAGCAG gttgCCGTTCACGGAAGCAGTAATTAGAGAAGTTATGAGGACCGAAACTATAACTCCACTGAGCGTTGGTCATCGGTGCACAGAAACGACGCAATTTTTCGAATATACGATACCTGAAAATACTTTAATGTTGACAAATTTAGCTGCGATGCACAACGATCCAGATTTATGGGGCGACCCGGAAAATTTCCGTCCTGACAGATTTATCGAAGACGGAAAAATTGTTAAAGACTTGACGCTACCTTTTGGATTag gAAGACGAGTATGTGCCGGAGAAACTTTCGCCcggtttataatttttgaactttttacaactttggtccaaaattttgactttgagcGCTTGGAGGGTCAACCTACAAGTCTTCAAGACAAAATTCCAGGGTTAATTGTCCAGCCGAAAAGCTTGTGGATCAAATTCAAGGCACGGCAATGA
- the LOC123263173 gene encoding probable cytochrome P450 304a1, whose amino-acid sequence MFVVLLAIIIVLLTYLTWNFVTGKPKNSPPGIIRLPLWGSYWFLLWGNYYFPHQTVAYYVKKLKSKIIGCYFGNAYTVIVNDYASVKEVLTRKEFDGRGGENYIFQARANGKKLGMFFNDDYEWKQQRRFALHNMRNLGFGRRHAQLESVLAEELEVLVDTMKNGPINDKEKQVVDKDRVLFPDILSPISANYIWAVMANKRLPRTETGEEHESLRELCKWARTFQRGGDVTGGAKTMTPWLRYFGNLFGYTDFINGTRAIANFVEDFIDELNDSNESLSEEINDAFIPTYLREMKKIHAKAGNNSEDIDAKMFSTEQLVMICTDFMFAAMSATPGVATNCIKYMIHYPEVMKRVQEEIDSVVGPNRLPAWDDRYRLPFTEAVIREVMRMETLAPLSVGHRCTETTQLFEYTIPEGTLVFPNLSAIHSDPDLWGDPENFRPDRFIKNGKIVKDLTLPFGFGRRVCPAETYSRFIVFEIFATLIQNFDFESLKGQPSRPQDKTPGFAVQPKSCWIKFKSRR is encoded by the exons ATGTTTGTTGTTCTCTtggcaataataattgtcttgTTAACTTATTTAACTTGGAACTTTGTGACCGGCAAGCCGAAAAATTCACCCCCAG GAATCATCAGACTGCCGCTTTGGGGCTCTTATTGGTTTCTTCTTTGGGGCAACTATTACTTCCCCCATCAAACGGTGGCTtactatgttaaaaaattaaagtccaAAATAATAGGGTGTTACTTCGGCAACGCTTACACCGTTATTGTCAACGATTACGCGAGTGTAAAAGAAGTACTGACGAGAAAAGAATTCGATGGAAGAGGAGGAGAAAATTATATCTTCCAAGCGCGAGCTAATGGGAAGAAACTAG GGATGTTTTTCAATGACGACTATGAATGGAAGCAGCAGCGAAGATTCGCGTTGCACAATATGCGGAATTTGGGATTCGGTAGGCGACACGCGCAATTAGAGAGCGTATTGGCTGAAGAATTGGAGGTTTTAGTGGATACTATGAAAAACGGGCCGATCAATGACAAAGAGAAG CAAGTCGTTGACAAGGATCGTGTGTTATTCCCTGACATTTTGTCGCCGATCAGCGCCAATTACATCTGGGCCGTGATGGCGAACAAACGACTCCCGAGGACAGAAACCGGCGAGGAACATGAATCATTGCGCGAATTGTGCAAATGGGCTAGAACTTTTCAAAGAGGAGGAGACGTTACTGGAGGCGCTAAAACTATGACACCCTGGTtgagatattttggaaatttatttGGATACACTGATTTTATTAATGGAACCCGTGCAATAGCTAACTTCGTGGAG GATTTCATTGATGAATTAAATGACTCCAACGAAAGTTTGTCTGAAGAAATCAATGATGCCTTCATACCGACTTACTTGCGTGAAATGAAGAAAATCCACGCAAAAGCAGGCAATAATTCCGAAGACATTGACGCCAAGATGTTCTCAACAGAGCAATTAGTAATGATTTGCACTGACTTTATGTTTGCTGCAATGTCAGCAACACCCGGGGTCGCAACCAATTGCATCAAGTACATGATTCACTATCCGGAAGTTATGAAACGGGTGCAAGAAGAAATAGACAGTGTAGTGGGACCCAATCGTCTTCCTGCCTGGGATGACCGCTACAG gttgCCGTTTACGGAAGCAGTAATTAGAGAAGTTATGAGGATGGAAACACTAGCTCCACTGAGTGTCGGTCATCGGTGCACAGAAACCACCCAATTGTTTGAGTATACCATACCTGAAGGTACCTTGGTGTTCCCAAACTTATCCGCAATTCACAGCGATCCAGATTTATGGGGTGACCCGGAAAATTTCCGCCCTGAtagatttatcaaaaacgGAAAAATTGTTAAAGATTTGACATTACCTTTTGGatttg GTCGTCGAGTTTGTCCAGCAGAAACTTACTCCCGTTTTATAGTCTTCGAAATTTTTGCAACGCtcattcaaaatttcgacTTTGAATCCTTGAAGGGCCAGCCTTCGCGTCCTCAAGACAAAACTCCAGGATTTGCAGTCCAGCCGAAAAGTTGttggattaaatttaaatcacgAAGATAa